A part of Rattus rattus isolate New Zealand chromosome 4, Rrattus_CSIRO_v1, whole genome shotgun sequence genomic DNA contains:
- the Scly gene encoding selenocysteine lyase isoform X2: protein MARGAVWRARPTGLYGLQCHHTPRARSHPGCYGSHEGSLGKPQQLICSRKAKDIINTARASLAKMIGGKPQDIIFTSGGTESNNLVIHSMVRCFHEWQTLQGRTVDQISPEEGTRPHFITCTVEHDSIRLPLEHLVEDQVAEVTFVPVSKVNGQVEVEDILAAVRPTTCLVTVMLANNETGVIMPISEISRRIKALNQIRAASGLPRVLVHTDAAQALGKRRVDVEDLGVDFLTIVGHKFYGPRIGALYVRGVGKLTPLYPMLFGGGQERNFRPGTENTPMIAGLGKAADLVSENCETYEAHMRDIRDYLEERLEAEFGKRIHLNSRFPGVERLPNTCNFSIQGSQLRGYMVLAQCQTLLASVGASCHSDHEDRPSPVLLSCGIPVDVARNAVRLSVGRSTTRAEVDLIVQDLKQAVAQLEGPV, encoded by the exons ATGGCGCGCGGGGCAGTGTGGAGAGCCCGCCCAACAG GTCTATATGGACTACAATGCCACCACACCCCTAGAGCCCGAAGTCATCCAGGCTGTTACGGAAGCCATGAAGGAAGCCTGGGGAAACCCCAGCAGCTCATATGTAGCAG GAAGGCCAAGGACATTATAAACACAGCTCGGGCAAGCCTGGCCAAGATGATAGGGGGAAAGCCCCAGGACATCATCTTCACTTCTGGGGGCACTGAG TCCAATAATTTAGTAATCCACTCTATGGTGCGATGCTTCCATGAGTGGCAGACCCTGCAGGGGCGCACGGTTGACCAGATCAGCCCTGAGGAGGGGACCAGGCCCCATTTTATCACTTGCACAGTGGAACATGACTCCATCCGGCTGCCCCTGGAGCACCTGGTGGAAGATCAAGTGGCAG AGGTCACTTTTGTCCCAGTGTCGAAGGTAAATGGGCAGGTAGAGGTTGAGGATATCCTGGCCGCTGTCCGTCCCACAACATGCCTTGTGACCGTCATGCTGGCCAATAACGAGACTGGCGTCATCATG CCCATCTCTGAGATCAGTCGTCGCATTAAAGCCCTGAACCAGATCCGGGCTGCCTCGGGGCTACCCCGAGTCCTGGTGCACACAGACGCTGCTCAGGCACTGGGGAAAAGGCGAGTGGATGTGGAGGACCTGGGCGTGGACTTCCTGACCATCGTGGGGCATAAG TTCTACGGCCCCAGGATCGGTGCTCTGTATGTGCGAGGGGTCGGTAAACTTACCCCCCTGTACCCCATGCTGTTTGGAGGTGGACAAGAGCGGAATTTCAGGCCAGG GACCGAGAACACGCCCATGATTGCTGGCCTTGGGAAG GCTGCGGATCTGGTGAGTGAGAACTGCGAGACTTATGAGGCCCACATGAGAGACATCCGGGATTACCTGGAGGAGAGGCTGGAG GCTGAATTTGGTAAGAGAATCCATTTGAACAGCCGCTTTCCAGGAGTGGAGAGGCTTCCGAACACCTGCAACTTTTCTATCCAGGGGTCCCAGCTTCGAG GGTACATGGTCCTTGCACAGTGCCAGACACTGCTGGCCAGCGTGGGAGCTTCATGCCACTCGGATCATGAGGACCG GCCATCCCCAGTGCTGCTGAGCTGTGGTATTCCTGTGGATGTGGCCCGGAACGCAGTCCGGCTCAGTGTGGGCCGCAGTACCACCAGGGCTGAAGTGGACCTCATCGTGCAGGACCTGAAGCAGGCCGTGGCCCAGCTGGAAGGCCCGGTCTAG
- the Scly gene encoding selenocysteine lyase isoform X1, translating into MDVARNGARGSVESPPNRKVYMDYNATTPLEPEVIQAVTEAMKEAWGNPSSSYVAGRKAKDIINTARASLAKMIGGKPQDIIFTSGGTESNNLVIHSMVRCFHEWQTLQGRTVDQISPEEGTRPHFITCTVEHDSIRLPLEHLVEDQVAEVTFVPVSKVNGQVEVEDILAAVRPTTCLVTVMLANNETGVIMPISEISRRIKALNQIRAASGLPRVLVHTDAAQALGKRRVDVEDLGVDFLTIVGHKFYGPRIGALYVRGVGKLTPLYPMLFGGGQERNFRPGTENTPMIAGLGKAADLVSENCETYEAHMRDIRDYLEERLEAEFGKRIHLNSRFPGVERLPNTCNFSIQGSQLRGYMVLAQCQTLLASVGASCHSDHEDRPSPVLLSCGIPVDVARNAVRLSVGRSTTRAEVDLIVQDLKQAVAQLEGPV; encoded by the exons ATGGACGTGGCGCGGAATGGCGCGCGGGGCAGTGTGGAGAGCCCGCCCAACAG GAAGGTCTATATGGACTACAATGCCACCACACCCCTAGAGCCCGAAGTCATCCAGGCTGTTACGGAAGCCATGAAGGAAGCCTGGGGAAACCCCAGCAGCTCATATGTAGCAG GTAGGAAGGCCAAGGACATTATAAACACAGCTCGGGCAAGCCTGGCCAAGATGATAGGGGGAAAGCCCCAGGACATCATCTTCACTTCTGGGGGCACTGAG TCCAATAATTTAGTAATCCACTCTATGGTGCGATGCTTCCATGAGTGGCAGACCCTGCAGGGGCGCACGGTTGACCAGATCAGCCCTGAGGAGGGGACCAGGCCCCATTTTATCACTTGCACAGTGGAACATGACTCCATCCGGCTGCCCCTGGAGCACCTGGTGGAAGATCAAGTGGCAG AGGTCACTTTTGTCCCAGTGTCGAAGGTAAATGGGCAGGTAGAGGTTGAGGATATCCTGGCCGCTGTCCGTCCCACAACATGCCTTGTGACCGTCATGCTGGCCAATAACGAGACTGGCGTCATCATG CCCATCTCTGAGATCAGTCGTCGCATTAAAGCCCTGAACCAGATCCGGGCTGCCTCGGGGCTACCCCGAGTCCTGGTGCACACAGACGCTGCTCAGGCACTGGGGAAAAGGCGAGTGGATGTGGAGGACCTGGGCGTGGACTTCCTGACCATCGTGGGGCATAAG TTCTACGGCCCCAGGATCGGTGCTCTGTATGTGCGAGGGGTCGGTAAACTTACCCCCCTGTACCCCATGCTGTTTGGAGGTGGACAAGAGCGGAATTTCAGGCCAGG GACCGAGAACACGCCCATGATTGCTGGCCTTGGGAAG GCTGCGGATCTGGTGAGTGAGAACTGCGAGACTTATGAGGCCCACATGAGAGACATCCGGGATTACCTGGAGGAGAGGCTGGAG GCTGAATTTGGTAAGAGAATCCATTTGAACAGCCGCTTTCCAGGAGTGGAGAGGCTTCCGAACACCTGCAACTTTTCTATCCAGGGGTCCCAGCTTCGAG GGTACATGGTCCTTGCACAGTGCCAGACACTGCTGGCCAGCGTGGGAGCTTCATGCCACTCGGATCATGAGGACCG GCCATCCCCAGTGCTGCTGAGCTGTGGTATTCCTGTGGATGTGGCCCGGAACGCAGTCCGGCTCAGTGTGGGCCGCAGTACCACCAGGGCTGAAGTGGACCTCATCGTGCAGGACCTGAAGCAGGCCGTGGCCCAGCTGGAAGGCCCGGTCTAG